One Ranitomeya variabilis isolate aRanVar5 chromosome 4, aRanVar5.hap1, whole genome shotgun sequence genomic window, CACAATGTgcttctcacacacagtatgatactactacgcacagtattatgccccatagTGTCTTCCACATGAGTATGCTGATTTCAGTCTccccccatacagaataataactccAAAGTCTCCCCacatacaatatgatgcccccacagttcccTAACACAatacctaagaacaccatcccaactgtgaaacacgggggaggCAGcaccatgttgtggggttgttttgctgcaggagggactggtgtactttacaaaatagatggcatcatgagaaaagaagattatgtggcaatactgaagcaacatctcaagacatcagccagaaagttaaAGCTTGAGCAGAAATGGATCtttcaaatggacaatgacctgaagcatactgccaacatggtaacaaagtggcttaaggataaaaaaagtcaatgttttggagccatTACAAAGACCTGATCTCAattctattgaaaatttatgggcaaaactGAAAAGGCCAGTGCGAGCAGTGACAAACcttgatcagttacaccagttttgtcaggaggaatgagcCTAAATTCCTACCAACTATTGTAaggagcttgtggaaggagatcccaaatgtctgacccaagtcattcagtttaagggcaatggtaccaaatactaatgaaatgtatgtaaaattTTGTCTTTTCAgcaagtaataaaaatgctttaacacattctctctctcattattctggcatttggcaaatagtaataattatggtaatcccaattgacctaaaacgggaaaggtttattctgatttcatgtcagatattgagaaaagcatctatctatctatctatctatctatctatctatctatctatctatctatctatctttgaaGATTAATATATTGATATATTTATCATGTAATTGAACCATTAGTTGAAGACAAAATATTTATATGCACATGAAAAATAAAAGAACAAAATTGATGTCTACCTGAGTATATTCAGACTCAACAGCCAGTTTCTTCCTGGAGGCCGGTAGTACAGGGGGAAGTGATTTATATCGCCGAGAGTACTTGAAATATTTCACCAGGATAACAATTAAGAGAATCAGGATCATTGTTGTCGCAAGGCATCGAATGATGTTTCCCATTGTATGGTCTTTTGTTCTGGAAGTGTCTTGAAATGGAAAATGAATAATTGGTGATTTTTCTAAAGCAAATTTGCAACTGCCAACTAAAACTGACCATAGTGTCACGTCATATTACAAAAGTTACAGCTAAAAAAACAAAACGTGACCTCCTGCCTCCCTACTTTATTGATTGAAATCAAAGAGATGTGCTGCAGGATCGTGACCTTTCTTACCTTAAACTGGGAGATAAAATATTTAAATGAGTCATGGCAGCTATTGGTGTGGGGTGATCCTTGGAGTTGGTAGCAAATTAGTGGAGCGTCCATATTTTAATGAAATTGCAGACTGTCGGGTGGGGTCCCTGGGAGTTAGTTGGAAACCTAGCCACAGTTGGTGGTTTATGGTGCCCCTAAACTGTTGTTAAAATGGAAATAATGTAGACTAATTTTGGTTGCCAAATCTTTAAAACTCAGAGACCACCTTCTTTTATTTCTCGTTTTATCTTTTAgagttctataaaaaaaattaaattgaaatAAAAATTGATGTTTTACCTTGGATTTTTAATAAAATGACTGACGAGAACAATATATTCCGAGCTGTAAGCTCTGGTACTTAGTTCAGAAGAGgtatactgtttttttttcctgagaccTTACTTGTTAATAATATTAGTTTTTACTGGAGCCAGGGATCGGACTCTTCCCTATTTTAATCTCCAGCAGTTAGTCCCTGACTGCCAGTTATAGCTATTGCTTACCTGGTTCAGTTGTGTTCCGCCTCTGCGTTTACAGTGTATCTCTGCTTTCTGACCTTGTCCTGTTTACTGACTGTTTAACTGCCCCATTATTTTGCTTTTGTTTTAGACATCATGGTTTGACATGGCTCCCTAACTACTCTTTGCTCGCCAGTCCCTCTGGCTAACTATCTCATACTGCTCATCATGGCACTGCCCATTAGATTAGTCCTGTAATCTGTTCATAAAGAAATGCGGGAAAAAAATGCTGACAGTGTTTCGCCAGCATCCTAGCTTCATCAGGGGATCCTGTGGTGTTTAACTTCGTAGTCTAGATTTTACCATCTGCTGTATCATTACACAGACATCATAAGATTACATTACCGTAGCAAAGGATTTACTGATCCTATATAAATGTCTTAGCGCCATTTGGGAAATGTTTTATGTTTTACAATAGATACTTTGCTTTTAAACTTACCTTCACCTATCACAGCGGCATCACTGATAAGAGAGTCTGCAAAGTCTCTACCCATCCGAATGCGGTATATACAGTAATATCTCCGATGAGACTTTTCAATGTATGGTACTATGAAATCTACTTGATTTTGTTTGACAACGTTTATTTCATCTATAACATCTTTGCTTTCATTAAATAGCTGAAACCACATGTTTTTATTTTCCTCTGGTGCTGTGCAGATAATTTTCAGTTTTCCTTCTTCAGTTTCCTCCCAAGTGATTGAAGGGCTGCGGATAGCTGAGCAATATAAAGATAAAACACATGTCAGAAAATATCCTAAATGATAATGTACCAAAAATGGAAAGGCACTGGTATAGAAGGTGTCACCCACAGCTGTATTTAtcatctacttcactttgtcaggcaggtcctatttaagtgatttcttgattgagaacatgtATGGCAgtgatcaggcctgggtgtggctagggaatttgaactaaaCTTGCCAAACATGTGATAAATCAGTTAATTTATGCTTTAAGGCAGGTGGGTGGATCACTTTTTAACACAGAGCCCTGTAAGTTTGAATTTCTTTTccacttaataataaagaccttcatttaaaaactgcattttgtgattacttatgctatctttgtctaatatttagatttgtttgatgatctgaaacatttaagagtgacaaacatgcaaaagaatatgaaatcaggaaggggacaaatactttttcacacaactctaCAACACTCTCCACAACCCAATGTTAAACCTGTGCCTGCATAAACTTTTTCATGGGATCATGAAACTTGCCAATAGGTCATGGTCTGTGCTGTTAGAGCAGCCAGAAAATACTGTtaagttccctttaagaaaagttaAAATGAATTCATACATTCTTACCTTTAACGTCAATCATCAAAGGTTCGCTGAAATCTGACTCCATCTGTAAATCTTCATATATACATGAATACTGCCCAGCATGCGCTTTATTTGCATGGTGTATGACATAGATAAATGGATTGTTGCTATCTTCAGCTATTTGAGCATTACCCTTGAAAAGAGTAAAAACTATTTTTGGATATGAAGAAGCGCACGTTATGGTGACGTCCTGTCCCGGCTGGACAATGCTTCTTGGTTCCACGGTGATCGCTGGTGGTGGGTATCTGTCTGTATAAAATCCACATAAGGGCATATTTATAGGATATGTTGTTTGATGTGAAAAGTTTAACTGGATGCATGTCTTATATCAGTCTAAATATCTAGGACATTTTGTTGACAGGGGTGTAGCTTAGAGGACCTGTCACCTGGTCAAAACTGGCCAATTTTTCCTCTTATTTTATTTCCACAGCTCCCCTGAGTATTATTagctttttttttgtaaaatccaTAAAATGGTTCCAGAGATCTGGGCCTTTTTGTTTGGTGTTCATTGTCTATGGTCTTTCCCAGGGGGCGTGGCAAAGGGtagtaatgcagagcagcctaaggatctgccccagaggatcctgtgaactTTGCCCCATGCTAATTATTATAAAAATTAGCACTATATAAAGAGGCCCATATttctggtggatttaaaaaaacaaaaaagctagATAAGTAGGGTAGcatcaggaataaaataagagcaaaaactggccacttttgacctgtctTCCTTACGGTGGTGCAGATGAAGTAGTTGCACCCAGTCCCTAAAACTCAAAAGGACCCAAATGTTCCTCTACCTTCTAAGTAGACACCAGTTTTATAAATGACAAATGACTGCGACCCTTTACAGATTTCACATTGGGTAGTAGAGGTTTCATATTACTATTACGCCTTCATTTCATTTATGCTTAAAAACATTTTATTGGTAAAAAGTGATGCTTTAATGCCCACTATAAGTGGGGGTTTTATGTAAATGCTTCCCCACTAAGTACTGGGACATGCCCATGCCTGGAATATTCTTCGAAAATCTCAAGAAATTGGGGACTGTTAGCAACTATGTGGATAATCTTATGAATAAGCAAAGGGCATCTGATTATATTATGGTCAGGTTTACTACATTTTATGGGTCCACTCTTATGTTTCCAGGTAAGACAAATATCCTGGAATCAGTGAGAAAGTCCTGGATTCCTTGCATTTTTCTGGAATCCAACATTTCTATGTCTCATGAGGGTCCCTCATTGCTGAAGTCTGCTTAGAACTCTTTATGTGGGCTATCAATGTGTGGGCACTACTACTTGACCTTCAATGATGGAACCGTATGGAATAGGTGCAAGGTGACACCAATGAGTAAGAGTTTTTGGCTCAGGGTAAGGAGTAACGCATCAGGACTATTTGGAACCATGTAAGGGAATCTTTTGCTTTCCCAGCTCTTGGCACAAAGATTGGTAACATTTGATTGTCATGCATGATCCCTTCTTCCCCTCATTGTATTTGCTTACCACTCACGTATAGGTACAAAGGATCACTGAGCCCTGATAACTCCGAATTCCTCCCATATTGGCAGGTGTAGAGTCCGTTATCATTTTTTGTTAAATTTGTGAATGTAAGCATTGGAGTGACTTGTTCTGCTATTGGATCCGTATTTCCTTCTTTTCTCCAAAAGAATCTCTGAGCATTTAACGAATCTGTGCAATTAAAATAAGCCGTGCTACCAATCATATGGACGTCATTTGGATCTTCTGTAACTATTTCTAATGTGGGCTTAGAAAGCTTTCCTAGATTGAagagaaaaaaacacataaaaggcTCATGTACAAAAAGTGTGACGAGAAAAAAAAGTGTTAGAAGTTATACATTTTGAAGGTGTTCTGTTATACATAAAAATGGCTAAATTACTCATTTGGATACACTGGTCCCTTAAAGGTGTTTTCTAGGTTTTGGTAAATCCCTGTCCCTCAGCTGTAGTTGGTTGTAAAACAATAAACTGTTCTTTACTCACCCTCCTCAGGTCTAACGCTGGGTCTCTGCCACTGCTCCTGGTGTCAGATCAACAATGCTGCATCCAATCAGTGAGCTTTGATGGGCTTGTGCCATCAACTCAGGCCAAACCACTAAGCTGCAACTGTCATGCTGGTGGATCACAGTCATTGCACCTTAAGCTGGGCTTATTCTGGAGGAGTGTGGCTAAGGGACTACCTGGTTTTTACTAGAACCCCTGATGCTGGAGTTAGGCATGAGCTGCTGGAAGCCACCAGGCACCACTCTAGGGCAGACCTGGGTATCAGGATACCAGTCCTGGACACGGACTTGGAGTCACTGGAAGGGCACGATTTGAATAACTGGTATAAAAGATATCAAAACCATCTAAGAAAGAACAGGATCGGGCTTGGACAAAACAGGATTTTCAGAGAGGATGGACTCTGGGTTTAGATGAGACAGTTTATGGAACACTGGCAGGTGTTGAAGGTAGAGGTTCAGACAAGATGGATTCAGGACTCAGGATCAGGTTCAGACAGGtgtaagcagaggcgtagctagggttttggttcaggggggcgaagcttctgagcgggcccctaaccaggtaaccttcattccaATTTGGTGacgtgccctaatagtggaggagaaccacagcagatgactgcgctattactggagataatctctatataaagaccaacatggatattacagccatatggtcagtggtagataccagtcctacagaacatataagagatcacagcacagttacagataatgacttaccgctgatgttctctgatggaatcgttcacttttcccatcttttccatctggcccagaccgacatgacaacttcttccagccacgacttgtctgcagagaatacaacaaagacacgtttcacttctcatattccagcccatcaccatctattcccaacttgcacaaactcctcatcctgctgatatcccaatactgagccgctgctgccatatgtatccctattactgcacctgcagtgtggttctctgtgccttctaaattctaaagcacccttctataatatagtaatgctgagtgcaagtgccctagaaaacagtgcccacactttgctccctagaaagtaatattgccctctgtgtgctcctttgatagtcacagtaacctgagatcccctataacaagaagtgcccactttacatttaataatgttccgagtctaccccctgtacagctcccctatacagtataatgccccctcactgtatagtaccatccacacagtatactgaccccttagtagcccccaaactgtttgatggctccaacactgtatgatggccccttcactgtaatctctacactgtatgatggcccactagatggcctccatatagtataatacatcacatcatcctaaatatagtataatgcactccccataagcctccaaatagtataatgcactccccataggcctactttatagcacaaggcagcacccccataggcagaccctgtagtataagacagcaccccatagtcagaccctgtagtataagacagcaccccgtaggcagattctgaagtataaggcagcacccctataggcagatcctgaagtatagggcagcccccctataggcagatcctgaagtataaggcagcccccctataggcagatcctgaagtataaggcagcccccataaaaaaaacaataaataaatacacgcctctcttcctccttgttccagcggtgctccgacctcccgctcatcttctgacagcgggcgccgggtggtgacgtcatcgcacccactATCAGCGTCGGTGacgccagacgctgacagggggatgatgggagaagcagCGCAGCGCTCATTCACTCATcagtgtggtgatgggtggggggcccactactggcaccgggccccccgcctgctcaggggccccatagcgggcggcagagcagggagatcgattctccctgctctgctgcagaaagtaactgtatcggtgcgctgcgcgcgccgatacagttacagtagcgtagctctgggtgggccccctctgagcaccgggcccggggcgatggcccccttggcccccccggtagctacgctactgggtgtAAGGGTTGAGGGCCAGGGAGGCAGTCATGGCCGACAGTAATCCCTGT contains:
- the LOC143770210 gene encoding uncharacterized protein LOC143770210, producing MDPVTYCIIISAYGILMITHSGECGKLSKPTLEIVTEDPNDVHMIGSTAYFNCTDSLNAQRFFWRKEGNTDPIAEQVTPMLTFTNLTKNDNGLYTCQYGRNSELSGLSDPLYLYVSDRYPPPAITVEPRSIVQPGQDVTITCASSYPKIVFTLFKGNAQIAEDSNNPFIYVIHHANKAHAGQYSCIYEDLQMESDFSEPLMIDVKAIRSPSITWEETEEGKLKIICTAPEENKNMWFQLFNESKDVIDEINVVKQNQVDFIVPYIEKSHRRYYCIYRIRMGRDFADSLISDAAVIGEDTSRTKDHTMGNIIRCLATTMILILLIVILVKYFKYSRRYKSLPPVLPASRKKLAVESEYTQVSEMKSDPLEKSLTPTPPTTVVSAVIETMSDEEEQQTIISEEEVSLQAQVTTAC